GGCGCGTGGCGTTCATCCGGAATGGCCTGCCCGGCTTGAAGGCGCAGCGGCACGACTCCAGCCCAGGCAGGGTGTGTCAGATCGGCTTCGTCGTCGAGAGGCGGGCCCGAACGGACCTTGGCTGAAGCCTCCTCGATGGGAACCGCCAGGATGCGGGTGAAGGCGATCTCTTCCGGGTTTCCCGGCCGCGCATCCGACGAGCGCCCAGCAGCGACATGTTCGACCAACGCATCCAGCACGCGCTTCTTCTCATCCAGATCATCAACGTTGCGTGCGGTTCCGAACACGACCACCGAGCGGAAGTTCATCGAGTGATGGAACGCGGACCGCGCAAGGACGATGCCGTCGAGGTGCGTGACCGTGACACAAACCGGAACGCCCTTGCGCAGCTCCTTCAGCATGCGGCTGGCTGGAGAGCCGTGGAGGTACAGGGTCTCGTCGATCCGTACGTAGGCGGTGGGAATGACGAAGGGCTGGCCGTCCACTGCGAAGCCGACGTGGCCGACGAGGCCCTCATCGAGGATGGCGTGAACCGTCGCATGGTCGTAGTGGCCCCGCTCCGGGAGACGCTTCAGGGTGCTTCGGGGGCCGGGCGAATACGAACTCGGGTTCATTTTTTGTACCACTACAATATAGATTTACGAGTGGTACATTGTAGCGAAGTCCTGGGATTCCTCTAGCGCGTGCTCACGGTCCGGCGCAGCGCTGCCGGGAGGGAGATGCGCATGCAGGTGCCCTTCGGATTGGTCTCCACGTCGATCGTGCCGCCATGCCGGGCGATCAGCTGGCGAGTGACCGGGAGACCCAGGCCCGTGCC
The bacterium genome window above contains:
- a CDS encoding pyridoxamine 5'-phosphate oxidase family protein; translated protein: MNPSSYSPGPRSTLKRLPERGHYDHATVHAILDEGLVGHVGFAVDGQPFVIPTAYVRIDETLYLHGSPASRMLKELRKGVPVCVTVTHLDGIVLARSAFHHSMNFRSVVVFGTARNVDDLDEKKRVLDALVEHVAAGRSSDARPGNPEEIAFTRILAVPIEEASAKVRSGPPLDDEADLTHPAWAGVVPLRLQAGQAIPDERHAPTREAPPYVTGYRRGAALPPE